A region of Gracilinanus agilis isolate LMUSP501 chromosome 3, AgileGrace, whole genome shotgun sequence DNA encodes the following proteins:
- the CD37 gene encoding leukocyte antigen CD37: MAGKGCLSLIKYFLFVFNIFFFVLGSLIFCFGLWILVDKNSFASFLGMSFTPLKMWSYAMAISGVFTGVLSFLGCLGALKEIRCLLGLYFGLLLLLFTAQITIGVLIYTQHGSLERKVKLIVLDVIENYHKYPDAYSTAENWDFVQFQLRCCGWDSPQDWWLASSLRPNGSAPSGGERTVTSSPTTRSSDLVSPSRPLEPVPRVPCSCQNTSVIMGAPPSPAEVSKVNQPAPGPGAKASRVLPGPGVPGTATRLHSGELCSLPADSSVYQEGCSRSLYTWLHNNLISIVGISLGLGLLELGVMSLSMFLCRNLDHVYNKLSRYS, translated from the exons ATGGCGGGGAAGGGCTGCCTCAGCCTCATCaaatatttcctctttgtctTCAACATCTTCTTCTTC GTCCTGGGCAGCCTCATATTCTGCTTCGGGCTGTGGATTCTCGTGGACAAGAACAGCTTTGCCTCCTTCCTGG GCATGTCCTTCACGCCGCTGAAAATGTGGTCCTATGCCATGGCGATCTCTGGGGTCTTCACGGGCGTCCTGTCCTTCCTCGGCTGCCTTGGCGCCCTCAAGGAGATCCGCTGCCTCCTTGGCCTC tACTTTGGTCTTCTGCTGTTGCTGTTTACCGCCCAGATCACCATCGGAGTCCTCATCTACACCCAGCATGGCTCG CTGGAGCGGAAGGTGAAGCTTATCGTCCTGGACGTTATCGAAAATTACCACAAGTACCCAGACGCGTACAGCACGGCCGAGAACTGGGATTTCGTGCAGTTCCAG CTTCGCTGCTGCGGCTGGGACTCTCCCCAGGACTGGTGGCTGGCGTCCTCCCTTCGGCCTAATGGCTCGGCCCCCAGCGGCGGGGAAAGAACCGTCACCTCCTCCCCGACCACCCGGAGCAGCGATTTGGTGTCCCCGAGCCGTCCGCTGGAGCCGGTTCCACGAGTGCCCTGCTCCTGCCAGAACACGTCGGTGATCATGGGCGCACCCCCGAGCCCCGCGGAGGTCTCCAAAGTCAACCAGCCTGCCCCCGGGCCTGGCGCCAAGGCCAGCAGGGTCCTGCCCGGTCCGGGCGTCCCCGGGACCGCTACCCGGCTGCACTCGGGCGAGCTGTGCTCCCTGCCAGCGGATAGCTCAGTTTACCAGGAG GGCTGCTCTCGGAGCCTCTACACGTGGCTGCACAACAACCTCATCTCCATCGTGGGCATCAGCTTGGGCCTGGGGCTGCTCGAG cTCGGGGTCATGTCGCTCTCGATGTTTCTCTGCAGGAACCTGGATCACGTCTACAACAAGCTCTCGCGATACTCTTAG